The Corynebacterium coyleae genome segment CATCGGCGTCTTGAACTCCGCAGCCAGGCCAGAAGCCAGCGCTGCCTCCTTCGACAGGTACTTGAAGGAATCCATACCGGAGTACGCCTCGATACGGCGGGCTCCGGAACCGACCGAGGACTCGCCAAGCACGGCGACAGGGCCGATCTGAGAGGCGTGCTCCACGTGGGTACCGCCACAAAGCTCGACGGAGAACGGTCCGCCGATCTCCACGACGCGGACAACGTCGCCGTAGCTTTCGCCGAACAGCGCCATCGCACCCATGGCCTTCGCCTTGTCCAGCGTGGTCTCAATGGTGTTGACAGCAAAGTCTGCGTCGACAGCCTGATTCGTGATCGTCGCAATCTCCTGCAGTTGCGCCTCGGTCAGCGCCTCGGTGTAGTTGAAGTCGAAGCGCAGGTAACCCGGCTTGTTCAAGGAACCAGCCTGGACTGCTGTGGGGCCGAGCACCTCACGCAGCGCAGCGTGAATAAGGTGCGTTGCGGAGTGCGCCTGACGGGCACCGTGGCGCCACGCACCGTCAACCTCAGCCGTGACCGTCGAGCCGAGATCCAGTCCACCGTTTTGGACCGTCGCCTTGTGCAGCCACAGTTTCTTGCCCACGCGCTGCACGTCGTTGACGTTGAGGATCGTGTCCCCCATGATCAAGCGGCCACGGTCGGCCATCTGACCACCAGATTCGGCATACATCGGGGTGACGTCGAGGATGACCTCGACCTCGTCGCCCTGGGAAACCTCGCCAACTTTCTCACCGTCGCGCACGAGGCCAATGACCGTGCCGTCGTGAACCAACTGCTCGTAGCCGACGAATTCCGTCGGGTTGTTGTCAACCCATTCGCGGTACAGCGACTCGTCAACGTTGCGGTGCTTCTTCGCCTTGTTGTCGGCCTTCGCGCGCTCTCGCTGTTCCTGCATCGCAGCGTTAAAGGCATCCATATCGACGTCCAGGCCGGCCTCGCGCGCCATCTCGACCGTCAGGTCGATCGGGAAGCCGTAGGTGTCATGCAGCTCAAAGGCCTGATCACCCGGCAGGACAGCAGCACCCGAAGCCTTCACAGCGGTTGCGGCTTCGTCGAAACGCGACGTGCCGGACTCCAGTGTCTTGGAAAACGCTTTCTCCTCCGCCACAGCAACACGCAAAATGCGCTCGCGGTTGTCCGCAATCTCGGGGAAGGACGGCGTCATGGTGTCCATGATGGTGTTCATGAACGTCTCCATAACCGGCTTCGTCGCACCCAACAGACGCGCGGAACGGATGATGCGACGCAGCAGACGGCGCAGGATGTAGCCGCGGCCCTCATTCGACGGGGTAACACCGTCGAGGATGATCATCATGCCGGTACGGGCGTGGTCAGCGATCACGCGGAAGCGGATATCGTCTTCCTTGTTGCCGCCGTCGTACTTCGAACCGGTGAGCTCCACGGCTGCATCGATGACTGGACGCAGAAGGTCCGTCTCGTAGACGTTGTCTACTTCCTGCAGGATGCAGGCCACACGCTCAATGCCAAGACCGGTATCGATGTTCTTCTGTGGCAGCTCGCCGACGATCTCGAAGTTGCCCTTCTTGTCGCCTTCGCCGCGAATGGACTCCATGAACACGAGGTTCCAGATCTCCATGTAGCGGTTGTCGTCGGCGATTGGGCCGCCTTCCTTGCCGTACTCCGGACCCCGGTCGTAGTAGATCTCAGAGCAAGGGCCACACGGACCGGGGATACCCATGGACCAGAAGTTATCCTCCATGCCCATGCGCTGAATACGCTCGTCCGGAACGCCAACCTTGTCACGCCAGATTGCGGCCGCCTCGTCGTCGTCAAGGAAGACCGTAACCCAGAGACGCTCCGGATCAAGGCCATAGCCACCGTCAGCAACAGCACCCGTCAACAGGTTCCACGCGTGAGTAATGGCGCCTTCCTTGAAGTACTGACCAAACGAAAAGTTGCCAGCCATCTGGAAGAACGTGTTGTGGCGGGTGGTGATACCCACTTCCTCGATATCGAGGGTACGCACGCATTTCTGAATCGAAGTCGCCGTGCCGTTGGCAAAGTCTGGGGTCTGATCGCCCAAGAAGTACGGCTTAAACGGCACCATTCCTGCGTTGACGAACAGCAGCGTCGGATCGTCGAGAATCAGCGAGGCGCTCGGTACCGGGGTGTGCCCGGCCTCAACGAAATGGTTGGTAAACCGCTCTCGGATCTCATGGGTTTGCACGCTTCGGTGTCCTTTCAACTGCTCCGGAGTTTTTCCGCGCTTACTTTACCCGCGACTCCTCTACAGTTGGGCTACCGCCCGCGAACAAGCCGGCGTAACCGACCAATAAACTCGCTAATTCGGCGCTCCGCGCCGTGTTCCGTCGGCTCGTAATACACCGCTTCTTCCAGCCCATCCGGGATATATTGCTGCTCGACCACTCCCCGCGGGTCGTCATGCGGGTAGACATATCCAACCGCATTGCCCATCTGTTTTGCGCCCTCATAGTGGCCATCGCGCAAATGGGCCGGCACTGGAGGCACATGCCCCTCACGCACGTCCGCTAAAGCACGATCGATGGCCTTAATGACGGCAGGCGACTTCGGCGCCGTAGCCAGGTGAATTGTCGCCTGTGCTAGCGCAAGACGCCCTTCTGGCAGGCCGACAAACTGCACTGCATTCGCCGCAGCGGTAGCAGTCTGCAACGCAGTCGGATCTGCCATACCAATATCTTCCGAAGCGTGAATGACCAGACGTCGTGCGATAAACCTGGGGTCCTCCCCGGCCTCGATCATTCGCGCCAGATAATGCAGCGCTGCATCGACATCAGACCCGCGGATCGACTTGATAAAGGCGCTGACCACGTCGTAATGCTGATCGCCATCGCGGTCGTAGCGAACAATCGCACGATTGACGTTTTCACGCACAATCTCCAGCGTGATCGTGCCACCGCCAGAAACAGCTTCAGCGGCAGCTTCGAGGTACGTCAGCGCCCGACGCGCATCGCCTCCAGCGAGCAGAATGAGTTGTGCGCGGGCTTCGTCGTCAAGCAAAACCTGCCCCTGCAACCCCCGCTCATCTGCCAATGCGCGGTCGATGACTCCGCCAAGGTCTTCGTCGCTAAGCGACTCGAGCTTGAGCAGCAGCGAGCGCGACAACAACGGAGCAACAACGCTAAAACTCGGGTTCTCCGTCGTGGCGGCAACCAGCAACACTGTGCGATTTTCGACGGCCGCAAGCAGCGCATCCTGCTGCGTTTTAGAAAACCTGTGGACCTCGTCGATAAAGAGCACGGTTTTCTCACTGCGGATGAGGTCACGCCGCGCCTCGTCGATAACCGCGCGGACTTCTTTCACGCCGGAAGACAGCGCGGACAACGCCACAAAGTTCTGCCCCATCGTTTTTGCGATTAACGATGCAATCGTGGTCTTACCTGTCCCAGGCGGACCATACAAAATCACCGATGCTGCACCAGAGCCTTCGATGAGCCGACGCAGCGGCTTTCCCTCGCTGAGCAAATGCTTCTGCCCCGCTACCTCATCTAGGGACTGGGGGCGCATCCGTGCGGCCAGCGGTGCTGTCGAGCCAGCTTCAAAAAATGAGGTACCCCTATTTCCCGATGCTGCACCGGGAACGTCGTTGCTAGAAGCAGCCGCGAAAAGTTCTTCTTGGCCCATTGCCTTAACGCAACCGCCTTGCGACCTCGGACGCGAACTCAGCAACGACAACGTATGCGGGGTCTTTACCGCTACCCGCATAAGCTGCCAACGACTCGAACGTCTCGCGCAAATCACGCCGCACGAGAAGCTCATCTTCGGTCAATGGTTCTCCACCTCGCGGTCGAAGCACAACGCCAGCATTCTCTTCGGCGTCGTCGCCAATGGCTTCGGCTACCCCATCTACAAGATCAAAATCCTGAATATCACCTGCCGAAAGACCAGCAGCTTCAAGCTCTTTCTCAAATGTCGGATCATCCTGCAACAACGCGGCCATAGGCTTCGGTTCCAACATGGCGACGCTACTAAGCGCCCACCCCACCAGTGCACCCGTGATGCGCGCCTGCAACGTATCAGGATGCTGCACTCCTGGCCAAAGGTCAGAGACCTGTATCCGCCACGCATCGACGAACGCCTTGGTCGCTTCCTCGTTAAACGGCTGCGAAGCCAAATACACCGGGAACCGCGCAACTACGTAGGCAACATCGAATGAAACATCCCGAAAGCCCGCTGATTCATAATCAAGAAAGTGAAACGAGTTCCCAGACCGAATGACGTTATCTGGTGCCAGGTCAAACGGCGTAAAAGCACGCATACCGCCACGCAGCAGCCGGCGCTCGATGTTACGAGCGGTGAGAACCACCTCTTGAGGAATCTCAATTCCGGCCTCACGCATGATCCGCAAGCCAACTCTGATCCGATGGGACAGCAACCGGTCCCTCAAACGTTGCAGCGGTGCAGCGTTGGGCCGTGAACGCGTCATCCGATGCAGTAAGACGTTAAACGCTTCCTCTTCATCGGCAGTACCTGCATGCATTCGGCCAAGTGCTGTGCCCAGGCTGCGCAACAGTGCGATGTGGTCCTCTTCGCTTGCAGTCTCAAGCGCTTCTGCGAGAGTTTCCCCATCACCGGAGTCGGTGATGATAATGATGCGTTGCTGCGTGTCGTAGCCCAACAACGCAGGGCCAGGCCTGGTCTTTTCACTTAAGGAAGTGGCGAATTGGTACGCGACAACCTCTCGAAGGTACGCCGCCTCTTCGAAGACAGACTCCGTTGGCGGCGCCTGCTTAATGATGACTGAGCGCTGCTGGAAAAACGGGTTCGTTTTAACACGAGCCCTCAACACGATCGAGGGACCGGAGCCATTAAGGCGTTCAACCTCAAACAACGACTGCTCACCGCCGTAACGGCGAGTGAGAATGTCTGTAGCGCTTGCAACGACTTGCTCGTCACTTACTTGCTCGGGCTGCATCCGGTCCCCTTTGTCGTGCGCCACCGCAGGAGCAGGTTCCTGCGGTGGCTGCATTCAATCGGCTACTTCGTGTCCGTTTCGCCGTCTGCCTTGTCTTCAACCTTCTTCGGCTTGAAGTCCACTCCAGTTTCCTTGCGCTGCTCAGCCGGAATTGGAGCAGGCGCGTCGGTAAGCGGGTCGACACCGCCGCCGGACTTCGGGAAAGCGATCACATCGCGGATCGATTCAAACCCACCGAGCAACGACACGATGCGGTCCCAGCCAAAGGCAATACCACCGTGCGGAGGAGCACCGAACTTGAACGCTTCGAGCAGGAAGCCGAACTTCTCTTCGGCCTCCTCATCGGTGATGCCCATGACCTCGAACACGCGCTTCTGTACATCGTGCTCATGAATACGGATGGAGCCGCCACCGATCTCGTTACCGTTGCACACAATGTCGTATGCGTAGGCGAGAGCCTCGCCCGGGTTCTGCTCGAAGTTGTCCAGGAACTCCGGCTTCGGAGAGGTAAACGCGTGGTGGACTGCGGTCCACTTGGAATGGCCCAACGCGACATCACCGGATGCGGTTGCGTCTGCAGCAGGCTCAAACAGCGGTGCATCCACAACCCACGTGAACGCCCAATCGCCTTCCTTGATCAGGTCAAGCTTGCGCGCAATCTCACCGCGGGCTGCGCCAAGCAGTGCACGAGATGCCTTGGTTTCGCCTGCTGCGAAGAAGATGCAGTCACCCGGCTTCGCGCCGACGTGCGCAGCGATGCCAGCCTTTTCCTCGTCAGTGATGTTCTTCGCCACCGGACCGGTGAGCTCGCCGTCTTCCTGAATGAGAATGTAGGCCAGGCCCTTCGCACCGCGCTGCTTTGCCCACTCCTGCCATGCGTCAAGCTGACGACGAGGCTGGGATGCGCCACCTTCCATCACAACAGCACCCACGTACTCGGCCTTGAATACGCGGAAGGTGGTGTCCTTGAAGAAGTCGGTGCACTCGACCAATGGAATGTCGAAGCGCAGGTCCGGCTTGTCGGAGCCGTACTTCTCCATCGCTTCCTTGTAGGTCATGCGCGGAATCGGCGTCTGAATGTCGTAGCCGATCAGCTTCCAAAGCTCGACGAGGATTTCCTCGGCCAGCTCGATGATGTCGTCCTGATCAACGAAGGATGCCTCGACATCGAGCTGGGTGAACTCAGGCTGACGGTCTGCGCGGAAGTCTTCATCGCGGTAGCAGCGTGCCAACTGGTAGTAGCGTTCCATGCCCGCGACCATCAGCAGCTGCTTAAAGAGCTGCGGCGACTGCGGCAGCGCATACCAAGAACCTGGCTTCAAACGAGCAGGAACAAGGAAGTCACGTGCACCTTCCGGGGTCGAACGCGTCAGCGTAGGCGTTTCGATCTCGGTGAAGTCGTGGTTGTCCAAGACGCGACGGGCGGCTTGATTGGCCTTAGCGCGGAGGCGAATTGCCTTAGCCTGACGCTCGCGGCGCAGGTCCAGGTAGCGGTACTTCAGACGTGCTTCCTCGCCAACTTCATTGGAGGATGCATCCTCGATC includes the following:
- the alaS gene encoding alanine--tRNA ligase codes for the protein MQTHEIRERFTNHFVEAGHTPVPSASLILDDPTLLFVNAGMVPFKPYFLGDQTPDFANGTATSIQKCVRTLDIEEVGITTRHNTFFQMAGNFSFGQYFKEGAITHAWNLLTGAVADGGYGLDPERLWVTVFLDDDEAAAIWRDKVGVPDERIQRMGMEDNFWSMGIPGPCGPCSEIYYDRGPEYGKEGGPIADDNRYMEIWNLVFMESIRGEGDKKGNFEIVGELPQKNIDTGLGIERVACILQEVDNVYETDLLRPVIDAAVELTGSKYDGGNKEDDIRFRVIADHARTGMMIILDGVTPSNEGRGYILRRLLRRIIRSARLLGATKPVMETFMNTIMDTMTPSFPEIADNRERILRVAVAEEKAFSKTLESGTSRFDEAATAVKASGAAVLPGDQAFELHDTYGFPIDLTVEMAREAGLDVDMDAFNAAMQEQRERAKADNKAKKHRNVDESLYREWVDNNPTEFVGYEQLVHDGTVIGLVRDGEKVGEVSQGDEVEVILDVTPMYAESGGQMADRGRLIMGDTILNVNDVQRVGKKLWLHKATVQNGGLDLGSTVTAEVDGAWRHGARQAHSATHLIHAALREVLGPTAVQAGSLNKPGYLRFDFNYTEALTEAQLQEIATITNQAVDADFAVNTIETTLDKAKAMGAMALFGESYGDVVRVVEIGGPFSVELCGGTHVEHASQIGPVAVLGESSVGSGARRIEAYSGMDSFKYLSKEAALASGLAAEFKTPMEDLPDRIAQLAERLRAAEKEIENLHRQQLLASTASLAEEAETIGARRLVAKQLPDGINTGDLRTIVSDLRGKLQSEDALIVLTSKVGDKVSLAVAATKAAVEDGIKSGDVVKVLGEYVDGKGGGKPDLAQGSGAKPEGIPAALSAVRDWLRRD
- a CDS encoding replication-associated recombination protein A, producing MGQEELFAAASSNDVPGAASGNRGTSFFEAGSTAPLAARMRPQSLDEVAGQKHLLSEGKPLRRLIEGSGAASVILYGPPGTGKTTIASLIAKTMGQNFVALSALSSGVKEVRAVIDEARRDLIRSEKTVLFIDEVHRFSKTQQDALLAAVENRTVLLVAATTENPSFSVVAPLLSRSLLLKLESLSDEDLGGVIDRALADERGLQGQVLLDDEARAQLILLAGGDARRALTYLEAAAEAVSGGGTITLEIVRENVNRAIVRYDRDGDQHYDVVSAFIKSIRGSDVDAALHYLARMIEAGEDPRFIARRLVIHASEDIGMADPTALQTATAAANAVQFVGLPEGRLALAQATIHLATAPKSPAVIKAIDRALADVREGHVPPVPAHLRDGHYEGAKQMGNAVGYVYPHDDPRGVVEQQYIPDGLEEAVYYEPTEHGAERRISEFIGRLRRLVRGR
- a CDS encoding phosphotransferase, with amino-acid sequence MQPEQVSDEQVVASATDILTRRYGGEQSLFEVERLNGSGPSIVLRARVKTNPFFQQRSVIIKQAPPTESVFEEAAYLREVVAYQFATSLSEKTRPGPALLGYDTQQRIIIITDSGDGETLAEALETASEEDHIALLRSLGTALGRMHAGTADEEEAFNVLLHRMTRSRPNAAPLQRLRDRLLSHRIRVGLRIMREAGIEIPQEVVLTARNIERRLLRGGMRAFTPFDLAPDNVIRSGNSFHFLDYESAGFRDVSFDVAYVVARFPVYLASQPFNEEATKAFVDAWRIQVSDLWPGVQHPDTLQARITGALVGWALSSVAMLEPKPMAALLQDDPTFEKELEAAGLSAGDIQDFDLVDGVAEAIGDDAEENAGVVLRPRGGEPLTEDELLVRRDLRETFESLAAYAGSGKDPAYVVVAEFASEVARRLR
- the aspS gene encoding aspartate--tRNA ligase, with product MLRTHLAGNLNKELDGQTVTLTGWVARRRDHGGVIFIDLRDRSGLAQVVFRESEVAEAAHDLRSEFVIQVTGVVEPRPEGSANPNLASGEIEVNVTDLKVLNKAAALPFQIEDASSNEVGEEARLKYRYLDLRRERQAKAIRLRAKANQAARRVLDNHDFTEIETPTLTRSTPEGARDFLVPARLKPGSWYALPQSPQLFKQLLMVAGMERYYQLARCYRDEDFRADRQPEFTQLDVEASFVDQDDIIELAEEILVELWKLIGYDIQTPIPRMTYKEAMEKYGSDKPDLRFDIPLVECTDFFKDTTFRVFKAEYVGAVVMEGGASQPRRQLDAWQEWAKQRGAKGLAYILIQEDGELTGPVAKNITDEEKAGIAAHVGAKPGDCIFFAAGETKASRALLGAARGEIARKLDLIKEGDWAFTWVVDAPLFEPAADATASGDVALGHSKWTAVHHAFTSPKPEFLDNFEQNPGEALAYAYDIVCNGNEIGGGSIRIHEHDVQKRVFEVMGITDEEAEEKFGFLLEAFKFGAPPHGGIAFGWDRIVSLLGGFESIRDVIAFPKSGGGVDPLTDAPAPIPAEQRKETGVDFKPKKVEDKADGETDTK